A section of the Corynebacterium tuberculostearicum genome encodes:
- a CDS encoding low molecular weight protein-tyrosine-phosphatase — MTESDTRSGLYLVFVCTGNICRSPMAEIIVRDEMEKDMLDLVATVDSCGLGGWHVGQGADERAIAELRRGGHDGGSHRAAKLGAEHMDADLFIAMDKGHREALIEHGIDPAKIRLMRSFDPNSPEDADVADPYYGSTADFETTRKNIEAAVPGLLDWIRANRD, encoded by the coding sequence ATGACCGAATCCGATACCCGCTCCGGCCTTTACCTCGTCTTTGTCTGCACCGGCAATATCTGCCGCTCCCCCATGGCAGAAATCATCGTGCGCGATGAAATGGAAAAGGACATGCTAGACCTCGTCGCCACCGTAGATTCCTGCGGCCTAGGTGGCTGGCATGTGGGCCAGGGCGCGGACGAGCGCGCGATTGCCGAGCTGCGCCGCGGCGGCCACGATGGCGGTTCCCACCGCGCGGCCAAGCTAGGCGCCGAGCATATGGACGCTGATCTCTTCATTGCTATGGACAAGGGCCACCGCGAGGCCCTCATTGAGCACGGCATCGACCCGGCCAAGATTCGCTTGATGCGCAGCTTCGACCCCAACTCCCCGGAGGACGCGGACGTGGCAGACCCGTATTACGGTTCCACGGCGGATTTTGAAACCACACGCAAGAATATCGAGGCCGCCGTGCCTGGCCTGCTGGATTGGATTCGCGCTAACCGCGACTAA
- a CDS encoding SURF1 family cytochrome oxidase biogenesis protein — MLKTFLKPGWVLLLLFVVAFSYLAFTVLAPWQLGKDDDIVERNELITHAYEADPKPVEELVDSHGAIKDDEWSRATLHGHYLPQDEVLLRLRPVDSGPSYQSLVPFRTDSGLTILVNRGWVKAGEANAVPDIPDAPSGETTLTGMIRADEAEHQSAPIKQEGYQQVYSIHTEQIASLIDAPLAHDYIQLSADQPGVLNPMPIPQLDRGNHLSYGYQWIAFGIMAPLGLGYFVWSEIRERRRLREEEEALAALDADASTPSEPADASAAGSAPVAAPSPATSRHDAHAATDDATDTAAAVPAASSSHAASRRNRSRYGDSKPDHYAKLNKRRRERY; from the coding sequence ATGCTAAAGACGTTCCTTAAGCCAGGTTGGGTTCTACTGCTGCTGTTCGTCGTGGCCTTTTCCTACCTCGCTTTTACCGTCCTTGCCCCGTGGCAGCTGGGCAAGGACGATGACATTGTGGAACGCAACGAGCTCATCACCCACGCCTATGAGGCTGACCCTAAGCCGGTGGAGGAGCTCGTGGATAGCCACGGCGCCATCAAGGACGATGAGTGGTCCCGCGCCACCCTGCACGGCCATTATCTGCCGCAGGATGAGGTGTTACTGCGCCTGCGCCCGGTCGATTCCGGCCCGTCCTACCAATCCCTGGTTCCCTTCCGCACCGATTCCGGCCTGACTATCTTGGTCAATCGCGGCTGGGTCAAGGCCGGCGAGGCCAACGCCGTGCCGGATATCCCTGATGCTCCCTCGGGCGAGACCACACTTACCGGCATGATCCGCGCCGACGAGGCCGAGCACCAGTCCGCCCCCATTAAGCAGGAGGGATACCAGCAGGTCTACTCCATCCATACGGAGCAGATTGCCTCGCTTATCGACGCCCCCTTGGCCCACGACTACATTCAACTCTCCGCCGACCAGCCCGGCGTGCTCAACCCCATGCCTATCCCGCAGCTCGACCGCGGCAACCACCTCTCCTACGGCTACCAGTGGATTGCCTTCGGCATCATGGCCCCGCTGGGCTTGGGCTACTTCGTGTGGTCCGAAATCCGTGAGCGCCGCCGCCTGCGGGAGGAGGAAGAAGCCCTCGCCGCCCTCGATGCCGATGCCTCTACCCCATCCGAGCCCGCGGACGCCTCCGCTGCAGGCTCCGCGCCCGTAGCAGCCCCGTCCCCCGCGACCTCCCGGCACGACGCCCACGCGGCCACTGACGACGCCACCGATACCGCCGCAGCCGTTCCCGCCGCCTCTTCCTCGCACGCCGCTAGCCGCCGCAATCGCTCGCGCTACGGCGACTCCAAACCAGATCACTACGCCAAGCTGAACAAGCGCCGCCGCGAGCGCTACTAG